The following coding sequences are from one Sardina pilchardus chromosome 16, fSarPil1.1, whole genome shotgun sequence window:
- the si:ch211-63p21.8 gene encoding kelch-like protein 33 yields MEFTRRYLPMEWEERWRRDKEKRKRVIEEGGEKIEEENRRLQWIKAYNDNRMGVKHSAWQECTGKYRIPEDEAGPAGHKDRTGCGESKQTYHSATYTKQVFQTLENFRHCLLLTDLTLSTQDGCLRAHSPVVSAVSSLVKQKLKEQVGDSSREIQVNLGPEVTHQGLAAVLEFAYTGAIPSLSRDMVTEVQTASHALGAPRVLDLCEEEEREEQKDNGDEEGQKKKMKKRMSASEQLDISLQAIKQLWTENVGCDIVLQAEEKEFTAHRVILAASSDYFRGMFASGMREAQEPSVSLPSLGDEELEAFLHCSYSGALDLTWDCVFDLVCSALQFQIQPTLTLCLDFLEREINADSCLDVASFAEAYGMGDLLELADDYVLRHFLEVSTLPKFQDLSAEKVLEYLCCDGLCTPSELTVFRAVVFWLEADLAKRLPDAPKLMTGVRFPLMTFREFREVRDINLNMECSAEGEVELYRTAFKDFGFGMSSSDECFRVRRPKDALVLIGGDQLNPDMGMRIPSRQLWFADELRSGIGLVKSIEWRLLGEIPEQAHFRHGVAVLEGKLYVIGGCHFYAKNDTMKSGFCYDPLQNTWQKIADMHERRSNFTAVVRDNRLYAIGGDKDINTNLDSVEVYCPDSNSWSFARPLDQALSGHAAVVWKDEIFISGGMDCNYKCLVSTCLYQPEKGTLYLSDMAHDRALHCMECLDSRFYIAGGVCNFRKFYANHLPCEVYDPAGDSWCTIAPLPVPHVGAASAVLEERLYVLGGYCQEDYSESRLVHRYDLATERWLSVGIMPGPNTDIRACVFRLPAKLRK; encoded by the exons ATGGAGTTCACCAGGCGATACCTTCCCATGGAATGGGAGGAACGCtggaggagagacaaagagaagaggaagagggtgattgaggagggaggggagaagatcgaagaggagaacaggaggcTCCAGTGGATCAAGGCCTACAATGACAACAGAATGGGTGTGAAACACAGTGCATGGCAAGAATGCACAGGCAAGTACCGCATCCCAGAAGATGAAGCAGGACCTGCAGGACACAAGGATAGGACAGGCTGTGGTGAAAGCAAACAGACATACCACAGTGCCACCTACACAAAGCAAGTGTTTCAGACTCTGGAGAACTTTAGGCACTGCTTGCTGCTTACTGACCTGACTCTAAGCACGCAGGATGGGTGTCTTCGTGCCCACTCCCCTGTCGTATCTGCGGTGAGCTCCCTTGTGAAGCAGAAGCTGAAGGAGCAAGTTGGAGACTCGAGCAGGGAGATCCAGGTCAACTTAGGCCCTGAGGTGACCCATCAGGGCCTTGCTGCAGTGTTGGAATTTGCCTACACAGGAGCCATACCATCTCTTAGCAGAGACATGGTCACTGAGGTCCAGACTGCGTCTCATGCACTGGGGGCTCCGAGAGTTTTGGACCTCTgtgaagaggaagaaagggaagaaCAAAAGGACAATGGAGATGAGGaagggcagaaaaaaaagatgaagaagAGGATGTCTGCTTCAGAACAGCTGGACATTAGTCTACAGGCCATCAAACAactgtggactgagaatgtggGCTGTGATATTGTGCTACAGGCTGAAGAGAAAGAATTCACGG CCCATCGTGTGATCCTGGCAGCCAGCAGTGACTACTTCCGGGGCATGTTCGCCAGTGGCATGAGGGAGGCTCAGGAGCCCTCTGTCTCTTTGCCGTCCCTCGGTGACGAGGAGCTGGAGGCCTTCCTCCACTGCTCTTACAGCGGGGCTTTGGACCTCACCTGGGACTGTGTGTTTGATCTGGTCTGCTCGGCCCTCCAGTTCCAGATTCAACCCACCCTCACTCTGTGTCTCGACTTCCTCGAGCGGGAAATCAACGCCGATTCGTGTCTGGACGTGGCTTCGTTCGCCGAAGCCTACGGCATGGGAGACTTACTTGAGCTAGCCGACGACTATGTTCTCAGACACTTTCTGGAGGTGTCAACCTTGCCCAAGTTCCAAGACCTTTCCGCAGAGAAGGTTCTGGAATACCTGTGCTGTGATGGCCTGTGCACTCCCTCTGAGCTGACGGTGTTCCGGGCGGTCGTGTTCTGGCTGGAGGCCGACCTCGCCAAGAGGCTTCCTGATGCCCCGAAGCTGATGACGGGCGTGCGCTTCCCTCTCATGACCTTCAGGGAGTTCCGCGAGGTGCGGGACATCAACCTGAACATGGAGTGCAGCGCAGAGGGCGAGGTTGAGCTCTACAGGACAGCATTTAAGGACTTTGGCTTCGGGATGTCCTCCTCGGACGAGTGCTTCCGGGTGCGGCGTCCCAAGGACGCGCTGGTGCTGATTGGTGGGGACCAGCTGAATCCGGACATGGGCATGCGGATTCCCAGCAGGCAGCTGTGGTTCGCCGACGAATTGCGGAGTGGAATTGGTCTTGTGAAGAGCATTGAGTGGAGGCTGCTGGGGGAGATTCCCGAACAGGCCCACTTTCGACACGGAGTAGCTGTACTTGAGGGAAAGCTCTATGTCATTGGTGGGTGTCATTTTTATGCAAAGAATGACACCATGAAATCAGGATTCTG cTATGACCCACTGCAGAACACATGGCAAAAGATAGCAGATATGCACGAGCGGAGGAGCAATTTTACAGCAGTGGTCAGAGACAACCGTCTCTACGCTATTGGAGGAGACAAAGACATCAACACAAACCTGGACAGTGTGGAGGTCTATTGCCCAGACAGCAATTCCTGGAG CTTCGCCCGACCCCTCGACCAGGCTCTCAGTGGCCACGCAGCTGTTGTGTGGAAGGACGAGATCTTCATCTCAGGAGGTATGGACTGCAACTACAAGTGCCTGGTGTCCACGTGTCTCTACCAGCCAGAGAAAGGGACACTCTACCTGTCCGACATGGCCCATGACCGGGCCCTGCACTGCATGGAGTGTCTGGACAGCCGGTTCTACATAGCCGGGGGAGTGTGCAACTTCAGGAAATTCTACGCCAACCACCTGCCGTGTGAGGTCTACGACCCCGCCGGAGACTCCTGGTGCACCATCGCACCCCTGCCCGTTCCCCACGTTGGCGCGGCGTCGGCCGTTTTAGAAGAGAGGCTCTACGTCCTGGGCGGGTACTGCCAGGAGGACTACAGCGAGTCCAGGTTGGTGCATCGGTACGACCTGGCCACCGAGCGCTGGCTGAGCGTGGGCATAATGCCTGGACCCAACACAGACATACGGGCATGTGTGTTCCGCTTACCCGCCAAACTGAGAAAATGA